From one Amia ocellicauda isolate fAmiCal2 chromosome 17, fAmiCal2.hap1, whole genome shotgun sequence genomic stretch:
- the srrd gene encoding SRR1-like protein isoform X2 → MAGSVGEWQQVRRKKGARRSRGPDRHGRSEADDTVDVDSLRDRVTAAMTELRCEDFCQVWAELLAGCLAEDSERVHPPQDRAMPTPELDCVCYGLGSFSSCVASRFQLALLLLLLDKLQIPPWRCCVFDPVFSPAEGAVLQGLGLTVLTENEALYNNLLWRNWSTETLPHLSILGNSFRGIQERMLDRVLRRDYSYIAAAVGACEETVLSPPSTRFLDVFNDTALLRFPPTHLATLPPHIWANPPEPKYQHCEDLEIIQVESGGDTGVKRMG, encoded by the exons ATGGCGGGCAGCGTGGGGGAGTGGCAGCAGGTGCGGCGCAAGAAGGGGGCCAGGCGGTCGAGGGGTCCAGATCGCCATGGCCGCAGCGAGGCGGATGACACGGTGGACGTGGACAGCCTGCGGGACAGAGTCACAGCAGCCAT gACAGAGCTGAGATGTGAAGATTTCTGTCAGGTGTGGGCAG AGCTGCTGGCAGGCTGCCTGGCTGAAGACAGTGAGAGGGTTCACCCTCCCCAGGACAGAGCCATGCCCACCCCCGAGCTTGACTGTGTCTGTTACGGACTGGGCAGCTTCTCCTCTTGTGTGGCCTCGCGCTTCCAGCtggccctgctgctgctgctgctggacaaGCTACAG ATCCCCCCCTGGCGTTGCTGTGTGTTTGACCCTGTGTTCAGTCCAGCAGAGGGCGCCGTGCTACAGGGCCTGGGGCTCACTGTGCTCACCGAGAACGAG GCGCTATACAACAACCTGCTGTGGAGgaactggagcacagagacactGCCCCATCTGTCCATCCTGGGGAACAGCTTCCGTGGCATCCAGGAGAG GATGCTGGACCGAGTTCTCAGAAGGGATTACAGCTACATTGCTGCC GCAGTGGGGGCGTGCGAGGAGACTGTGCTGAGCCCACCCTCCACCCGCTTCCTCGATGTCTTCAATGACACAGCCCTGCTGCgcttcccccccacccacctcGCCACCCTGCCTCCCCACATCTGGGCCAACCCCCCCGAGCCAAAGTACCAGCACTGTGAGGATCTGGAGATCATACAGGTGGAGAGCGGGGGGGACACTGGTGTAAAGAGGATGGGGTAG
- the srrd gene encoding SRR1-like protein isoform X1 — MAGSVGEWQQVRRKKGARRSRGPDRHGRSEADDTVDVDSLRDRVTAAMTELRCEDFCQVWAELLAGCLAEDSERVHPPQDRAMPTPELDCVCYGLGSFSSCVASRFQLALLLLLLDKLQIPPWRCCVFDPVFSPAEGAVLQGLGLTVLTENEEGKRLAARPTLFYLIHCGKALYNNLLWRNWSTETLPHLSILGNSFRGIQERMLDRVLRRDYSYIAAAVGACEETVLSPPSTRFLDVFNDTALLRFPPTHLATLPPHIWANPPEPKYQHCEDLEIIQVESGGDTGVKRMG, encoded by the exons ATGGCGGGCAGCGTGGGGGAGTGGCAGCAGGTGCGGCGCAAGAAGGGGGCCAGGCGGTCGAGGGGTCCAGATCGCCATGGCCGCAGCGAGGCGGATGACACGGTGGACGTGGACAGCCTGCGGGACAGAGTCACAGCAGCCAT gACAGAGCTGAGATGTGAAGATTTCTGTCAGGTGTGGGCAG AGCTGCTGGCAGGCTGCCTGGCTGAAGACAGTGAGAGGGTTCACCCTCCCCAGGACAGAGCCATGCCCACCCCCGAGCTTGACTGTGTCTGTTACGGACTGGGCAGCTTCTCCTCTTGTGTGGCCTCGCGCTTCCAGCtggccctgctgctgctgctgctggacaaGCTACAG ATCCCCCCCTGGCGTTGCTGTGTGTTTGACCCTGTGTTCAGTCCAGCAGAGGGCGCCGTGCTACAGGGCCTGGGGCTCACTGTGCTCACCGAGAACGAG GAGGGGAAGCGGCTGGCCGCCCGGCCCACACTGTTCTATCTTATCCACTGTGGCAAGGCGCTATACAACAACCTGCTGTGGAGgaactggagcacagagacactGCCCCATCTGTCCATCCTGGGGAACAGCTTCCGTGGCATCCAGGAGAG GATGCTGGACCGAGTTCTCAGAAGGGATTACAGCTACATTGCTGCC GCAGTGGGGGCGTGCGAGGAGACTGTGCTGAGCCCACCCTCCACCCGCTTCCTCGATGTCTTCAATGACACAGCCCTGCTGCgcttcccccccacccacctcGCCACCCTGCCTCCCCACATCTGGGCCAACCCCCCCGAGCCAAAGTACCAGCACTGTGAGGATCTGGAGATCATACAGGTGGAGAGCGGGGGGGACACTGGTGTAAAGAGGATGGGGTAG
- the srrd gene encoding SRR1-like protein isoform X3, producing MAGSVGEWQQVRRKKGARRSRGPDRHGRSEADDTVDVDSLRDRVTAAMTELRCEDFCQVWAELLAGCLAEDSERVHPPQDRAMPTPELDCVCYGLGSFSSCVASRFQLALLLLLLDKLQIPPWRCCVFDPVFSPAEGAVLQGLGLTVLTENEEGKRLAARPTLFYLIHCGKALYNNLLWRNWSTETLPHLSILGNSFRGIQERMLDRVLRRDYSYIAAWGRARRLC from the exons ATGGCGGGCAGCGTGGGGGAGTGGCAGCAGGTGCGGCGCAAGAAGGGGGCCAGGCGGTCGAGGGGTCCAGATCGCCATGGCCGCAGCGAGGCGGATGACACGGTGGACGTGGACAGCCTGCGGGACAGAGTCACAGCAGCCAT gACAGAGCTGAGATGTGAAGATTTCTGTCAGGTGTGGGCAG AGCTGCTGGCAGGCTGCCTGGCTGAAGACAGTGAGAGGGTTCACCCTCCCCAGGACAGAGCCATGCCCACCCCCGAGCTTGACTGTGTCTGTTACGGACTGGGCAGCTTCTCCTCTTGTGTGGCCTCGCGCTTCCAGCtggccctgctgctgctgctgctggacaaGCTACAG ATCCCCCCCTGGCGTTGCTGTGTGTTTGACCCTGTGTTCAGTCCAGCAGAGGGCGCCGTGCTACAGGGCCTGGGGCTCACTGTGCTCACCGAGAACGAG GAGGGGAAGCGGCTGGCCGCCCGGCCCACACTGTTCTATCTTATCCACTGTGGCAAGGCGCTATACAACAACCTGCTGTGGAGgaactggagcacagagacactGCCCCATCTGTCCATCCTGGGGAACAGCTTCCGTGGCATCCAGGAGAG GATGCTGGACCGAGTTCTCAGAAGGGATTACAGCTACATTGCTGCC TGGGGGCGTGCGAGGAGACTGTGCTGA